A region of the Acanthopagrus latus isolate v.2019 chromosome 18, fAcaLat1.1, whole genome shotgun sequence genome:
TCTTTATTATTTGCATGAACAAAGTAGCCAGGTACGAGGCCTATCGAAACCATCACCTCACTTTGTTTAATAAGGTGATGTAGTTTGAGCTTATTTTGTTATTTCCAAAACATACTAAGCCCCCTAAATTGGGGGACTATGTATGAGAATGACTACAATTTCCCCACATTGCAGTGACCAccttcaaattaaagctgattTATGGTGCTTTAACCTCATTGTTTCTTTCACAAACCTTTGCGCTGGAATACAGACCCAAATAATAAAATTGTGACATTGCCCTGCTTCATACTAACAGTTTCTGAACTACTTTTCTTTGGGGGGCGGATCAAGAGTGGTTGGCTCAAGTTTCAAGCACAAAATTTGAGTGCAACTCTTTACTTTGCGGATTTATAAAACCAATGCATAATGGGGTCATTCTACAAAATACTACAGGAAACCACTGAAAAAAGGTGTGATGCttcttatattttattatgtgtAGATAGTATTAGACACTTCTCAATCGCATTGTCTTTTTAGTTTGAATCTAGGTCCGAGTGTGCAATCTGCAGCTGTGTAATGTAGGGAAATGTACAGATTGGGTCAGAATTGGTGTCAGCAGATAGTATATATTTAGGCTCAAGAGtaatttatgtaacatttgtgACAGTCCTGTGGTCGTGTTGCTTTCTGCAGCGTCTGGACAGGTGTGCGCAAGTGTGAAAATGCGCTTTACCATACAAACGCTTTCATCTTTAAAACTCACAGTCCTACTTGGATCACACTTTACATGCAAGATACAGGCCTTGAATGAGGGCAACGTTATACACATTTCTTCTTACTGCAGGAAGTGGCAGAACATATCAACAGCATTAAGCTATCTACCTTTTTTATGGAGAGGAGGACTGTTAGAAACAGTACAGTTATGACAACATTATGAAATACAGAGGATATGTTTATAAGGCAGCAAGGGTTAAAAGATGCATTCTTGGACGTATCAtagaatgtaaacaaaactgGGTATGATAATtagtaaaaaaatatttaattcctactttttgttgtattttggcAGGTGGCTCTTCTGtcaaaccacaacacacaccaaTCACACTTAAATTACTTCTCCCAAAGAAGCGTGGGCATTCTCATCGTTTAAATGGCCCCTCTCAGGCCACAGTGACCAGACACCAGGCAGCAGAGACACTTGAATTTACAATGCAGGGCAGGTTTATTTATATCAGACCTTGTAAACTTGAACACTTCAAAGTACAGCACTTTGGTGGATACAGATGTATTAAGCAACATGTAAACATCAGTTTAATGGATaagaaaacactgttaaacaaaattaataaaaacaaaaagaacatacaaaaatacaagTACTAAACTGCACAGAACCGTtgaaacagacataaaacagtCAAGCATAGAACAATTATAAGAGTTTCAGCACAGGAATAAATGAGTAATATATGGCCTCAAGAGTAATTAATAAACTAAAAGTCAAGTGGCCAAAATAATTAATCGGAGTACGAGTTCTCAAGGTAGTGAATGCACATTTACCTCAACACTTGGTAGCTTTCTTTAAAGATCTATGGCTCTGAACTGTAGCTAAACTGTAAAGCTTGTACAGCAGCTAAATGGTGGCTGATTCATTATCTGGTTGTTAGTCGTAAAAGTCACTGCAAGGCTTTTCTTGCCTTTTAGTAAGGTGTTTCCTTTACTGGCAGCAAAACTCAAGATAAACAGGGGTTGCGGACTAATTCCCGTATTCTGACTAAGTCCTGTATAAACACCAGAAGCTGACTACATATGACCTTTCTGTaagtaaattatttttgttgGAAAGGAAATCTATAATTTAGAAACTCTCAGGCACATCTacctacatttatgttttttacatttgtaagAAAGGTCATCAAGTGAACTGAGGGCTTAGTGCTGTTACAAGTAACAGCTCACCATTGTAGAAAAATGTCTGCTATAGTCTAATGCACATCTTTGTAGATTTTTACCTTGTTCACCAGAAACACAATGATGACACATTAGTTAATGTGAATACAACAGTCAGCTTCACCCAGTTTCCTATCAGTGGTGCCAGAGTAGTGTGAATGCCAGTTGTGGGTTGTGAACAAGCATTCGGTACATACACCTGccctgacattttattttagtagtTAGAAGATTGTGTTGTCTGTGTAAACATGTCAGAGTTTTCGGGGGAGTGGTAAAGGAACAGGTGCTTATGGGTAAACTTGCTTAACAGCCCTTTCATCTTGGATTTGGACTGGATTCCATGGATCCAAACATATTGGTGCTGTGCTTTAATAGCCCAAGGCAGGTTTCAGGGGTTAAGGACACTCTATGTGGCCATTTAAAAAAGCATCAAAGCCTTGGTGCTAGTAAACGTTTCATCGAAAAACatacaaattattttatttcctgcCTTGTGGGTTATTGGTTACACCTGAAAATTGGTGTACAGATCGAGAAGTTAATCTGTTAATGTTAAAATAACAGCTGGAAACTGCTTTTGTTCGAAATTCAATGAGGTTTAATGTTGACTTGCTTGCAATTTTGCGTTGGCTGTTCTCAAACAAACATTGGCTGAAATTTTAATTAGCGACTtggataaaaatgtttattcagaTTGCATACTGCATTGGTGGTACAGTGGGTGTAGGCAGTTCAGTGGCTAGCCAGTAACTTGTTTCAGTTGAAACCAAAATATCTGCGAGTGCTCCAAGTCACAGCCTTAACCCCAGTGTGAGCTCAGTGTCCTTTTTGAGAGTTAAATCTAAATAGGTGAgtctgtatttgtttaaaatatgtcGAATACAGTGTTCACAGCTGTAGACATGGTTATTGTGTTAGACATGTACAAATAGGTCTCTGAAAAGAGGGTTAGGAAGAATCATCAGCtggcttcttttgttttcctctgagttATTTACAGTGCGTCTAACCCAGAtgtgtgttcagtctgttttggttcagtgaACTTCTTGCATTCTCTGAGATAAACATGATACAGTAAAACATTAATGATCAACTTCCCTGGCctcttgtttctttctgtcttggGGGACCATTGCAAAACCCCTCCTGAGAGCTGTACTAAGTTTAGCTCGAGTCTCAGGCCCAGTGGTGCAAACACAGGAGGACCACAAGGACCGGAGCTCACTTCTGCCTGGCTAATGGATGGGTTGAGGCTGAGGCTGAAAAGTTCAAAGCCGACACTTTTTCCTTCTCACTTTGCTCTTCTTCCTTCATTTGTACACATGCCTTTAAACCCTAAGCCTCCACACTCAGCACAGTAAATtaaattgtttcattgtttgggaaattgtctttgttctgtcttCTGAGAGAGGTCTTTTAATCTAGGTCATTAGTAAAAGTTGTTTATATGCCTCCACTCCTGCAACATCAGTGAACATGATGTCTCAGAAAATCTTgaagggatttttttcaaatttgacaaGAGCGTCCACTTGGACttgaggatgaactgattagattttagtggtcagaggtcactgtcaccttaaaacatgtttttggcCATAACCCAAGAATTCATGTGCTAGGTTCGATGTCCAAAAAGGGTCAAAAGTCACTGTGACATAATGTGGCCATTTCTGGCCATAATTCAGCATCATGACTCAggcacagaggagggaagattGTGCTGCTTTTAAGTTTAAAGTATCCACGTTTTAGAGTTTGTCGCTTCTATCAGGATCCACATGACTGGCTTAGCGTGTGACAACATTGAAAGAATTTGAAAGAACAACACAAGCTCACTGGCTGAGCTGATATTGAGCTTCAGGTGATTGTTGTTGCACTATGTGACAAAGCACTTTATCAGTCCTCTTCATCCAGTagttggtgtgttttgttttttgttttttgtttactggaGGTTATTCACTGGAATCATTCACATCAATGTCGTGAGAACTTCCAtttcagcaaaaacacacacttgcatgaCATTCGTCAGTCTTCACTACATATATGAAATGAGTCTGGGCAGGCGCATATCTAAAATGTGACTTGACGGGTTAGTGGCAGTGTAAAACCCAGCGACGGTACATCTAGTTTTCCACATATTTGTGCTTTTCCCTCTTGTTCCCCTCTTTGgcttttctcctccatcatgacaaacacacatagacaatAACATTTTTCTCACATATGACATTTTGTTATTCTCCCAGCTGtgcttttctctctcgctgaccACTGTCTCCAggttctctttctctcacattcATTGCCTCTTACCCATCTATAATTCACACAGGATGAGaccttttccttttccaccATTAACAGCTTGAAGCAATGTCTACTAGCATATAAAGCTAACATTACCACCCTCATTGTAGTCATTCTAGTGCTGGTCACAGAGCTTTTAACAGGACATCCCTATTGTAGCCAAGCAGACATTGTTGTGTACCGTCTGACCCAGTCATTTGGGAATTAAGAATCGTAGATGGTGTACTGAAAGTAGTGAAAAAAGATATTAAGCCATATTAAcaaatgcttgtgtgtgttttctgtgtgtgatttttttttccccttttttttccttccctttttcctctttgtgtatGCTGCTACTAACCCTGGATTTGGATTGGCTGGACTGGACTTGCTTCTTCATCTGGTCTGGTGTGGTTGTGCTCCCCTGTGGTTTGCCTTGCCCTATGCACCTCTCGCCTTTTGGTGTTCGGCAGGCATCGGTAAACTGTCCACTGCCGATGGTAAAGCTTTTGCAGACCCCGAGGTGCTACGGCGACTGACGTCATCTGTGAGTTGTGCCCTGGAcgaagctgcagcagccctgaCCCGCatgagagcagaaaacacactcaaCGCCGGCCAAGCTGACAAGTATGTATCTTGCCCATACTGACTCTGGCACATGCCAGTTTACCTtgaacacagtttcatacagtTATAAACAAGTTAATAAATTGAATTATGCAatgcttctcttttttgtcACATCTGAGTTGCACATGCAGTacgtttgcgtgtgtgtgcatgttgcttGTCGGGAGCGATTGCGTAATTGTGAGGCGTATGTGTGCTCACCTGTCACAGTGGCAGTAATTGTAGCAGTCTGGTTATTTTCAGCCGTAGTTTAGCAGAGGCGTGCTCAGACGGGGATGTCAACGCAGTGCGCAAATTGCTGGATGAGGGACGGAGCGTCAAcgaacacacagaggaaggggagagCCTGCTGTGCCTGGCCTGCTCGGCTGGCTACTATGAACTTGCGCAGGTATGTGAAAGGAAGGTTAGAGTGGGATGTGATAAGCAAAGAAAGAATCATGATATGTAATTCATTGATTGTTGTTAAAAAGCCTCCATTCATGCGAACATTATTATTTGCGTCTTTCATCTGTAGGTTTTGTTGGCCATGCACGCCAATGTAGAGGACCGGGGTATCAAGGGAGACATAACGCCACTCATGGCTGCTGCCAGCGGAGGTTACGTGGACATTGTCAAACTGCTTCTGGTTCACGGGGCAGACGTTAACGCACAGTCCTCCACAGGTAAAACCCCTCTTCATTTCTTCAACATTCTGATTATGTtactcctctgtgtttttacagtcaGATTAACCTCTAGTCTGTCATCCAGGCAACACAGCTCTGACGTATGCGTGTGCCGGTGGCTTCGTCGATGTGGTGAAGGTGCTGCTGAAAGAGGGTGCTAACATTGAGGACCACAATGAGAACGGACACACACCTCTAATGGAGGCGGCCAGTGCTGGCCACGTGGAGGTTGCCAGGGTACTTTTGGAGTATGGTGCCGGAATCAACACACACTCCAATGAGTTCAAGGAGAGCGCTCTCACACTCGCCTGCTATAAAGGTCAGACTTCGAGGATTGACTCTGTTCTGTTGAATACCTTTTCGGTTCTGTTTTGTTAACATGGTCTTTACTAATACTTTGTTTAGCAGAAAGGGTTTAGAAAATGGATTATTTGTTTACTGCAGGTCACCTGGATATGGTGCGTTTTCTGTTGGAGGCTGGAGCAGACCAGGAGCATAAAACAGATGAGATGCACACAGCACTGATGGAGGCGTGCATGGTGAGCATCTGACCCAAACCTAAATATTTTCTTCTCAGGGTTCATTCTAGGTTGTACTCTTCACCGCAActtcttttgtattttcttgtaCTTTCgtattatgatgatgatgatgatgatgatgatgatgatgatgatgatgatgatgatgatgattattattattattattattattattattattattattattaataataataataataataataataataataataataataataataataaaataataaaattgttCAAGCATTTTCTTACAATTTCTtacaatatatttatatgatatATTATATCATTCCAGAATTTCCTTCTTTCCTCATTGCTCAGtttttttgaatttattttttcacattatataTCCAGACACTATACACAAGTTTCTCAGACTCGTGATCCCACATATTTATTCAGGTGCTTATCTCTGCATTCTCTGTGTGTCTCGCTGTCCCAGGACGGCCATGTGGAGGTGGCACGGCTGCTGTTGGACAGCGGCGCGCAAGTCAACATGCCAGCAGATTCCTTCGAGTCGCCCCTTACCCTCGCAGCCTGTGGAGGACACGTGGAGCTGGCAGCCTTGCTCATAGAGAGAGGAGCCAACTTAGAGGAGGTGTGTGTAAAGAGACAAACTACTTCATAATAACACAAGCAAGCTCACTTACCATTTTGGAGCTTTCTGTGTATATaagaattatttttctttcactgtagACTAGGTATGAATTTCACACACATGGAGTAGACAATAGTCCTCTCTTTTTGACTCATGCTTCAGATACATTGTATTGAGTACTTTAATTTCCATCTACATTTTGAGATGTGGAGTAGTAGAGATGGATAagaacatattttcaaaatgggAATTACATTTGTCattgacatttaaatgacatttatgaAACCAGCTACACCGTTtgtctctttaaaaatgcaaGCAAGATAAAACAAATTATCTGTCCATTTTTCAATGCTATTGCTTAAAGCTtaataaagaatgaaaaatgtacTCAGCTGGTAGTGAGGTTTGAAATTTTCTGTCCTTTGTGAGACACATAGATGCAATTGACTAGATGATTTCTACACCAAAGATTACTCTTGCTGTGAGTCATACTGGCCCCTATGGCTCCTTACCTGATGatgcttctgtttgtgtccaggtCAATGATGAGGGCTACACCCCTCTGATGGAAGCAGCTAGAGAAGGTCATGAGGAGATGGTAGCACTGCTGCTGGCTCAAGGTAAGCAAGCATACTCCTGCATCCAGTGAAAAGTACACACTTGTGTGGATTTGTTTAGCCATGTTTGttgtaaacagtgaaaatataCGATCATGGTTTAGGACTTTTGATTTAATAAATTATGCATGTTTTGCACTTAAGTAGGAGAGACAGTTACTCATCACTAAGCGTTCTTGTACTGTTGTCCAGGTGCTAACATCAATGCCCAGACAGAGGAGACCCAGGAGACGGCTTTGACTCTAGCATGCTGTGGAGGCTTCTTAGAAGTGGCTGACTTCCTCATCAAAGCGGGTGCCGACATTGAGTTGGGCTGTTCCACACCTCTAATGGAGGCTGCACAGGAAGGCCATCTTGAGTTGGTCAAATACCTACtggctgcaggtgagcaggaggagaggaggtttAGCGAAGCCGTGCTGCATTTAAAATGCGCTAGTTATACCTTTTGTGCTGACAGTCCTGATCTTTATTATTCAGGGGCAAATGTTCACGCCACAACAGCAACGGGTGACACAGCGTTGACATATGCGTGCGAGAATGGACACACTGATGTTGCcgatgtgctgctgcaggctggagcCAACTTGGTATGCCATGATCTTAAATGCCCCTTTTCACCAATGAGCTGACATTTGATTTACGTAGGTTTATAAAACAGTCTTTGTGTGCAAATGGTAATTGATTGAATTGAACACAGTCTGTTGTGTGAAGCAGGGTTTGGAGGTTGTAGTACCAGAGCAGCGTTATTGTCGAGTCATATTTTTCTGATCATATATAACTTAGAACTTTTTTGTTGAACTTCTGCACCGAACCAAAGATTTATCAACTTTGTATTCCAGGAACACGAGTCTGAAGGGGGGCGGACGCCCTTGATGAAGGCAGCGAGGGCAGGACATCTTTGTACAGTGCAGTTCCTTATCAGCAAAGGTAAGTGACTGACTCTTTGTTCAGAACAACCATGTGAAATAAAGTCCTTTTTTTGGAAACCTTTATTTGAAAGCATGAGAGGAAATGGGTAACATATCTCATACACTTGGAgttcatttgtttcttcttctcttgtccaGGTGCTAATGTGAACAGAGCTACTGCCAACAATGATCACACAGTGGTGTCTCTGGCCTGCGCTGGAGGACATCTGGctgtggtggagctgctgctggcacaTGGCGCAGATCCTACACACAGACTCAAAGTAATGCACACACTCTGGTTAAAGATTAAGAACAGTtataatatttatgtttttcaatATATGTTTAATACCAACACATCATTAaaaccatgtttgttttttctttgtaggATGGTTCGACCATGTTGATAGAAGCTGCTAAGGGTGGCCACACCAATGTGGTTTCCTACCTGTTGGACTATCCCAACAACATCCTATCTGTCCCAGCCCCCGACCTCTCCCAGCTCACTCCCCCCTCGCAAGATGCCTCTCAGGTAAATTCAGCAATAAATCACACCTTGTAAAGTTCAGGCAGGtctaataattgtttttaattgtttgaaaCTTACATGTCCTCTGTTGTTACAGGTTCCTCGTGTCCCATTCCAAGCTCTCGCCATGGTAGTGCCCCCTCAGGAGCCTGACCGTGCCCCATCAAACATCACCACACCCCCACCCGTCTCCAGCAAAGGTAATCAGTGCTACAAAGTTTAAGACTTTATCTTGCTTTTGAGCTCTTGTTTTCCTAATTTTCTAGTATTCTTTTGTTAACTCATCCTAATCTCAATTTCTTCAATCTCTTTTGTTTAAATCCAGGCGTGTCCAAACAGAGACAGGCAGCCCTCCAGCCCGGTGTCCCCAGCTCAGTGGGCCGGGGGCCTGAAGCAGAGCCCCTGCCGCCCTTCCACTTGTGCCAGCCTCTCGAGTGCAttgtggaggagacggagggaaaGCTCAATGAGCTTGGCCAGAGAATCAGTGCTATCGAGAAGGCCCAGCTTCAGTCACTAGAGCTCATTCAGGGGGAGCCGCTCACCAAAGACAAGATCgaggagctgaagaaaagcagagaggagcaggtaTAATCAGTCATTCATTTGATATCTGATCTCaatcttctctgtgttttaagaAAGATAGACATGACCTTACGAGCAAATCCATtcttaaatgttatttaatatCTGAGTGGCGTATCAGAAGTTAGTCAAATAAGGATGTGGCCGTTGTCCACTTaggtgcagaagaagaagaaaatcttgaaggagctgcagaaggTGGAACgccagctgcagctgaaaacgCAGCAACAGTTCACCAAAGAGTATATGGAGGCAAAGGGTTtaaaagaggagcaggagccaGGACAAAGCCAGGGCCCAGGCCCGGGGCCTGGATGTACGACAGCTGCTCCAGGGCCCCTTCCCGCCACACCAGGTGCCCTAGTACACACTGGCTCCGACACGGACGAAGAGGCCATCAAGGAAGAAACAGAGGAGCAgccaggagaggaaggggaagaggtgaacctgtttttaattttaattttgtcaCTTCTCCAACACTGTTTACTGACTGCAGAGATTCAAGgtgttaatacattttcaggaagaggaagatgatgatgatgatgaagaggacgggtcagaggaagagggggatGGAGAAGAGGACAGTTACCCCAAGCTTCCTCAGGTGGGCACAATCCTCTACAGGGATGGGCcacagcagcctcctctgccCCCTTCGCCACAGGCCCAGCCCCAGCcccagcctcctcctccgcctcttcaGGCTGCCTTCGTCCCCATCCAACCCCTGCCCGACTACAACCCTGCAGACTACCCGGGAAGCACTAGCCCAGAGCTGCAGAGGGTACTGGTGGGGCAGCAGATGCTGGGCCAGCAGCAGGGTCAACAGTTGGCTGGGTTAGGCCCAGGAATGATACCTCAGCAGGCCCCAGATGGGCTCATGGTAGCTACACCTGCACAGACACTCACAGACACGCTGGATGACATCATGGCAGGTAAGTGCTTTGACTCTGATTGGATGCAAGTGTCTGCTAAATCCCTTGTATGTGTTcaaataacctttttttcccctccactctAGCTGTGAGCAGCCGTGTGCCCATGCTGAACACTACAACCTCACCCACACCCCTGTCCCAGCCACCAACACAGATGCCCGCAAACATCGCTTCACCCCCTTCGGTCCTGCCCCTCTACCCTTCTGTCGACATAGATGCACATGTAAGACAAAGGGCCAGTTATATGTGACAgaattctcaaaaaaaaatgacttgtttgtACAAAGTTAGACTTTTTGTTCTCTTCACAGACGGAGAGTAACCATGACACAGCGCTGACGCTGGCATGTGCAGGAGGACATGAGGAGCTTGTGTCTGTCCTTATTGCACGGGGAGCCAACATTGAACACCGGGACAAAAAAGGTACAACTTGTAAACATTAGTGAGATATGAAGTGAATTGATTAAAGATAATTAATATATTGAGTAACCCTTAtattccttctctcctccacaggCTTTACTCCTCTGATCCTTGCTGCCACTGCTGGCCACGTAGGAGTGGTGGAGGTGCTCCTGGACAAAGGGGGTGACATTGAGGCTCAGTCAGAGAGAACCAAAGACACGCCCCTCTCCCTTGCCTGCTCTGGGGGACGTCAGGAGGTAAACACATTGTCTTTCAGTTTACCTTCACAATATTGACATTCCTGCTCATGATTTTCAGTGTTTGACTATGCTGTGTAATCATCACTTGTGTTGGTCAGGTggttgagctgctgctgcttcggGGAGCCAATAAGGAACACCGCAATGTTTCCGACTACACGCCTCTTAGCCTGGCTGCTTCTGGGGGTTACGTCAACATCATCAAGATACTCCTCAATGCTGGGGCTGAAATAAACTCAAGGTGAGCGTTAGGAACCTAAGTATCACTTTGGCCCCTTGGAAGGACTGAAACATGCCTTCCAGTGTTAGGtttgaattatattatatttattttattaatctgacTGTGACATTTATTAGTTCCTGAAAGTGAATGAGGTGGTACTATGGAGACACCAGAAAGTGCCAGAAATGTCCATGAAATGTTCTAGCCACACCCAAAAGTAAAACCATGATCACATGATTACCTACATGTAAATAAGGAATGAGGATACAGTGATACCACTATTGTTCATATATATTACTGGTAAAGATAAGTGTGTTCCTCTTTGTGTGCAACGTCATGAATGCCTGGGAGAACagaaacagtagaaagcagcGCAGAGGCCACCAATAATGTTACTGtagtactttttaaaatctcttttaCTTCATTCTCTCTTCAAACTTGGTGGTGACTATACAATGTTTGAGAGCTACTTGAACATAAATGGATGGAAAAATATTTACTCACCAATGTAAGgatttttatccttttttgtCCTTTCACTGTAGAAAAGGGCTGAAAATTAGTGCATCACATGTTTCGATCACTACCGATTGGTAATTGAGTTGATAATACATGTTTAGTGactgaaacaaagtaaaatgatgaTAACTGAAACCAAGACAAATACTCAgcatttaagttttattttggttgttctctaaacaacacatttttttacacTAGGACTGGCAGCAAGCTTGGAATCTCTCCTCTGATGCTGGCAGCTATGAATGGTCACGTCCCAGCAGTGAAGCTGTTGCTAGACATGGGCTCAGACATCAACGCCCAGATCGAgaccaacagaaacacagctctCACCCTCGCGTGCTTCCAGGGACGGGCTGAGGTCGTCAGTCTCCTGCTCGATCGCAAGGCCAACGTCGAGCATCGTGCTAAGGTTAGCGTCGGGATCACATATACCAACACACATCGTATTCCAGTTTCTAGACttgatgaattaatttgtgAATATTCTGACTTCATGCAGACCGGCCTTACTCCTCTCATGGAGGCGGCCTCAGGAGGTTACGCAGAGGTGGGCCGGGTGCTGCTGGACAAAGGTGCCGATGTCAACGCTCCACCTGTTCCCTCATCCAGAGACACTGCCCTCACTATTGCTGCAGACAAAGGCCACTACAAATTTTGTGAGCTGCTTATCAACAGGTGAGTGCTCTGTGGTGTTCCTGTGATGAACCATGTTCTGGTTTTCTTATTATACGCTGATCCTCAGTCCTTTCAGCTACTGAGTGAATAAGCTGTTAAAACTGCGCTGTGGTTATACTTTTCACTCTGGTTGAGGTGAGGTGCtgatgctgtgttgtttttattgttgatgCACAGAGTGTACTTCACATTATATTTCACACCTTGAATGCTGGTGAGGCAGAGGGATAAAAAGCACATTCCCTTTAAAATCAGGCGTCGACCATAGATGAGTCTGTTGAttcctttctgtctttgcagGGGTGCCCATATCGATGTACGAAACAAGAAAGGGAACACTCCTCTCTGGCTGGCAGCAAACGGCGGTCATTTTGACGTGGTGCAGCTCTTGGTGCATGCCAGTGCTGATGTGGATGCAGCCGACAATCGCAAGATTACCCCACTCATGGCTGCTTTTCGAAAGGTGCAGACTATATCAGAACTTGGTCAATGTGTTAGTCATCATTTTAGCGCACCTCTGATTTCTAACCATTCTGCCTAAAATTTTAGGGTCATGTGAAGGTGGTGCAGTATCTTGTGAAGGAGGTCAACCAATTCCCGTCAGATATCGAATGCATGAGATATATTGCGACCATCGCTGACAAGGTAGGTGTTGCGCTCCTTTTCAGTCACTAGTCAGAACTGGCAGAACTGGTGTTGATGTTAGCAGAGCTCTAAGCTGTTGGTTTCTTGTCGTTGTTGCAGGAACTGTTGAAGAAGTGCCACCAGTGCATGGAGACCATTGTCAAAGCCAAAGACCAGCAGGCAGCCGAGGCCAACAAG
Encoded here:
- the ankhd1 gene encoding ankyrin repeat and KH domain-containing protein 1 isoform X6; translated protein: MQDAVAGTAMLTDGFEDEIDSVTPRSPVAGMGVGATPGGVGLGGIGIGVGGKKVRLYGEPGGPAAERLDFKLAAAAVLSSGPGSGSDEDEVSEVESFILDQEDLDNPIMKTASELLLSSATDGVDLRTVDPETQARLEALLEAAGIGKLSTADGKAFADPEVLRRLTSSVSCALDEAAAALTRMRAENTLNAGQADNLVIFSRSLAEACSDGDVNAVRKLLDEGRSVNEHTEEGESLLCLACSAGYYELAQVLLAMHANVEDRGIKGDITPLMAAASGGYVDIVKLLLVHGADVNAQSSTGNTALTYACAGGFVDVVKVLLKEGANIEDHNENGHTPLMEAASAGHVEVARVLLEYGAGINTHSNEFKESALTLACYKGHLDMVRFLLEAGADQEHKTDEMHTALMEACMSQDGHVEVARLLLDSGAQVNMPADSFESPLTLAACGGHVELAALLIERGANLEEVNDEGYTPLMEAAREGHEEMVALLLAQGANINAQTEETQETALTLACCGGFLEVADFLIKAGADIELGCSTPLMEAAQEGHLELVKYLLAAGANVHATTATGDTALTYACENGHTDVADVLLQAGANLEHESEGGRTPLMKAARAGHLCTVQFLISKGANVNRATANNDHTVVSLACAGGHLAVVELLLAHGADPTHRLKDGSTMLIEAAKGGHTNVVSYLLDYPNNILSVPAPDLSQLTPPSQDASQVPRVPFQALAMVVPPQEPDRAPSNITTPPPVSSKGVSKQRQAALQPGVPSSVGRGPEAEPLPPFHLCQPLECIVEETEGKLNELGQRISAIEKAQLQSLELIQGEPLTKDKIEELKKSREEQVQKKKKILKELQKVERQLQLKTQQQFTKEYMEAKGLKEEQEPGQSQGPGPGPGCTTAAPGPLPATPGALVHTGSDTDEEAIKEETEEQPGEEGEEEEEDDDDDEEDGSEEEGDGEEDSYPKLPQVGTILYRDGPQQPPLPPSPQAQPQPQPPPPPLQAAFVPIQPLPDYNPADYPGSTSPELQRVLVGQQMLGQQQGQQLAGLGPGMIPQQAPDGLMVATPAQTLTDTLDDIMAAVSSRVPMLNTTTSPTPLSQPPTQMPANIASPPSVLPLYPSVDIDAHTESNHDTALTLACAGGHEELVSVLIARGANIEHRDKKGFTPLILAATAGHVGVVEVLLDKGGDIEAQSERTKDTPLSLACSGGRQEVVELLLLRGANKEHRNVSDYTPLSLAASGGYVNIIKILLNAGAEINSRTGSKLGISPLMLAAMNGHVPAVKLLLDMGSDINAQIETNRNTALTLACFQGRAEVVSLLLDRKANVEHRAKTGLTPLMEAASGGYAEVGRVLLDKGADVNAPPVPSSRDTALTIAADKGHYKFCELLINRGAHIDVRNKKGNTPLWLAANGGHFDVVQLLVHASADVDAADNRKITPLMAAFRKGHVKVVQYLVKEVNQFPSDIECMRYIATIADKELLKKCHQCMETIVKAKDQQAAEANKNASILLKELDLEKSREESKKQALAAKREKRKEKRKKKKEEQKRKQEEEEGQKTKEDFSEMQEQKEDSADEADVPIEPPSATTTTTIGISATSTTFTTAFGKKRASVATTPSTNRKNKKNKTKDSSPNEPIILQDPQVALAQHKADKNKIHAPSSGAAQSQVLLRGPEKRHCPQPQTDGKLDNKVTVSISKPTQKAPDMIDSTSNSLPSPFKTMALPITSPNSKLSLTSPKRGQKREEGWKEVVRRSKKLSVPASVVSRIMGRGGCNITAIQDVTGAHIDVDKQKDKNGERMITIRGGTESTRYAVQLINALIQDPAKELEDLIPRNHIRAPGSKTTSASFPSTTGATSGSTTGPKALSSLVTPTGVSFQPSSSSPSSSSQAGGKIGKGLSSNVRQPFPVSLPLAYAHPQLALLAAQTMHQIRHPRLPMAQFGGTFSPAASTWGPFPVRPVSPGSANSSPKHNGGTNGTGGQARPNATHSEHSSTVSSGASVTTTNTTTIASNTSAATGSPHTPNPTPYNPQPSVPTPSSVRKQLFAPDPKPAGVTPVSVVATATSGSNAVRGTGSPAHHSSTTATANAPQQPVGPISQPPIQPPAKTEPSVVAPPGKDKPSLPVENQPVSVSESINSVGFTSPAMALPPKPEPRQQLPPPPSSVPSSEAPPPLLNPQHSSHLPSAPPPVLSHNVAHPNNTVPHFSAPAPRVSHRMQPPGPYYSHSEQQQQQQTQQQQQQQSVFVPFNAQQEPPKQTQNHTSQPTSLPPQAQSQAQAQAQGSLQVSANLGMMNGSQMQHVANAGKPQQIPPNFGPAGLFNFSSIFDNNSQVGNNQVWGACHLPARSPPEQSYSAPPAYMNMSQIENMIPPPPPDSSKAPGYRSASQRMVNSPIALTSYATSISGSPVYLHGHTGVGTPSFSRQHFSPHPWSASTSGESPVPPPSTVSSSALSTSAVAPPPQPKQGSSSQQDRKVPPPIGTERLARIRQTGSVNPPLLTTSYTASVGQGGIWSFGVGSASEAMSGWSQPLMSSHMMHPQLQAEQSAFSQHQPMEQDDTGIANPANNYHQPQHLPNSYMDFPKGMPMSMYGGTMLPPHPPMAEGPGGPMYNGLHAGDPAWSPIIKVVPNNADNSDPQQQVWPGTWAPHVGNVHLNHVN